The following proteins are encoded in a genomic region of Enterocloster clostridioformis:
- a CDS encoding NAD-dependent epimerase/dehydratase family protein — translation MRIVITGATGFIGSSLARVFLEQGAHVYALVRPGSLHLDALPVHEGLHTVACDLAHVLECVPQVEQADGFFHMAWGGVNREEIDSPEVQARNVAGSLDCVEAAGRLGCRVFMDAGSRVEYGAVDGIMEEDAPCRPINEYGKAKWEFYQKAAPLCGRLGLHYYHLRFFSVYGWGDHPWSIISTLVRDLRQDKKVSLSACRHMWNFMYIEDAVQAVYELYRQAVMEGQDWKKDGSGGPVSAIVNIASQDTRPLRSFVEEIHEIVGFKGTLEYGTFVQAKEGALSIRPDINRLKRLTGGRWEERYTFRQGIEETIEKEEA, via the coding sequence ATGCGCATAGTAATTACCGGAGCAACCGGTTTTATAGGAAGCAGTCTGGCCAGGGTGTTTCTGGAGCAGGGGGCCCATGTGTACGCCCTGGTGCGTCCGGGCTCCCTCCATCTGGATGCCCTTCCGGTTCATGAGGGGCTGCATACAGTGGCCTGCGACCTGGCCCATGTGCTGGAATGCGTCCCACAGGTGGAACAGGCGGACGGCTTTTTCCATATGGCCTGGGGAGGCGTGAACCGGGAGGAGATAGACTCGCCCGAAGTCCAGGCCCGCAATGTGGCCGGCTCCCTGGACTGTGTGGAGGCGGCGGGACGCCTGGGCTGCCGGGTGTTCATGGACGCGGGGTCCAGAGTGGAATACGGGGCCGTGGACGGAATCATGGAGGAGGATGCGCCCTGCCGTCCCATCAATGAATACGGAAAGGCAAAATGGGAGTTTTACCAAAAGGCAGCGCCCCTTTGCGGCCGTCTGGGCCTTCACTATTACCACCTGAGATTTTTCAGCGTGTACGGCTGGGGGGATCATCCATGGTCCATCATATCCACCCTGGTGCGGGATTTAAGGCAGGATAAGAAGGTCTCCCTGAGCGCGTGCAGGCATATGTGGAATTTTATGTATATTGAGGATGCGGTACAGGCAGTATATGAATTATACAGGCAGGCTGTAATGGAAGGGCAGGATTGGAAAAAGGACGGTTCCGGCGGTCCCGTAAGCGCTATTGTCAACATAGCCAGTCAGGACACCAGGCCCCTTCGATCCTTTGTGGAGGAAATCCATGAAATTGTGGGATTTAAGGGAACGCTGGAGTACGGGACCTTTGTGCAGGCTAAGGAGGGCGCCCTGTCCATCCGGCCTGACATCAACAGACTTAAGAGACTCACAGGCGGCAGGTGGGAGGAACGGTATACCTTCCGCCAAGGCATCGAAGAAACCATAGAGAAAGAAGAAGCATAG
- a CDS encoding glycosyltransferase family 2 protein — protein sequence MKKISVLIPCYNEAENVGPISRAVTEILEKELPRYDYELVFIDNDSTDGTRDIIRGLCADNPRIKAILNARNFGQFNSPYYGMLQVTGDCVIEMVADFQDPVEMIPKYIREWEKGYKIVIGIKTSSKENRLMYWLRSCYYKTIKKLSDVEQIEHFTGSGLYDREFIEVLRKLDDPTPFLRGIVAELGYRRKEIPYEQPRRRAGKTHNNLYRLYDAAMLSVTSYTKAGLRLATIFGSICAVVSMLIALVYLVMKLIWWDRFPAGMAPMLIGMLFLGSVQLFFIGFLGEYIMSINQRVMKRPLVIEEERINFNEEEKKGGNEA from the coding sequence ATGAAGAAAATCAGCGTATTGATTCCCTGTTATAATGAAGCGGAAAATGTAGGCCCTATCAGCAGGGCGGTGACGGAAATCCTGGAAAAAGAGCTGCCACGGTATGACTATGAGCTGGTATTCATTGATAATGATTCCACGGATGGCACCAGGGACATTATCCGGGGCCTGTGTGCGGACAACCCGCGCATCAAGGCCATACTCAATGCCCGGAATTTCGGTCAGTTCAATTCCCCCTATTACGGAATGCTCCAGGTCACGGGAGATTGCGTCATCGAGATGGTGGCGGATTTCCAGGACCCGGTGGAAATGATTCCCAAATATATCCGCGAGTGGGAGAAGGGATATAAAATCGTCATCGGCATCAAGACAAGCAGCAAGGAAAACCGGCTGATGTACTGGCTCAGAAGCTGCTATTACAAGACCATCAAGAAATTGTCGGACGTGGAGCAGATTGAGCATTTTACCGGTTCCGGTCTCTATGACAGGGAGTTCATTGAGGTCTTACGCAAACTGGATGACCCCACGCCTTTCCTCAGGGGAATCGTGGCTGAGCTGGGATACCGCCGCAAGGAGATTCCCTATGAGCAGCCGCGCCGCAGGGCGGGCAAGACCCATAATAACCTCTATCGTCTGTACGATGCCGCCATGCTCAGCGTTACTTCCTATACAAAGGCAGGTCTGCGTCTGGCTACGATTTTCGGCAGCATATGCGCCGTTGTCAGCATGCTCATCGCCCTGGTCTACCTGGTAATGAAGCTGATTTGGTGGGACCGTTTCCCGGCAGGCATGGCGCCCATGCTTATCGGAATGCTGTTTTTGGGGTCGGTACAGCTGTTCTTCATCGGTTTTCTGGGAGAGTATATCATGAGCATTAACCAGCGGGTGATGAAGCGGCCCCTGGTCATTGAGGAAGAGCGTATTAATTTTAACGAGGAAGAGAAAAAGGGCGGTAATGAAGCATGA
- a CDS encoding glycosyltransferase family 2 protein translates to MKYKIDVVRIRENSITLNGWAIGKSPDSRATFRVEDEKRQPVKFKHVNTRRDDVSQIYFKKVLDREFGFDIQFPYERGKDYYLLIRCEGRQAKIKYNEELIAKRASVAHKRMEKLKDLMNMETVHVAMDFWKEHGLKALVVKSKHKLQGIDNDYDYSEWYELTKPTEEELAEQRKHLFDFEPMLSVVIPAYKTPERYLREMLDSIMEQTYTNWEICVADGSPRGEGLERVLKKYADRDRRVRYEILGSNRGISGNTNAALDMARGDFVILADHDDTLPPNAFYEVVKAINENPDCQVIYSDEDKLDMDGKALFDPHFKPDFNPDLLTSVNYICHLFVIRQDLLKQVGGFRQEFDGAQDYDFIFRCTEAAKRVYHIPKVLYHWRCHQNSTASNPESKMYAFEAGSRAIMAHYERMGIPAVKVEKGVDYGIYHTTFEIQGEPLVSVIIPNKDHSQDLDVCVRSLMEKSSYRNLEFIVVENNSSQKDTFAYYDKMQAEYSNFRVVTWKQGFNYSAINNYGASFAKGEYLLLLNNDTELIDGDSIKEMLGFCQREDVGIAGSRLLYGDDTIQHAGVVIGFGGIAGHTFIGLHKAENSYFHRAMCAQDYSAVTAACLMTKKSVFDQVGGLSPELAVAFNDIDYCMKVRALGKLVVYAPYSCFYHYESKSRGLEDTPEKIARFNREVAIFIRKWPDIIQNGDPCYNPNLTLRKSNFALRDLLKEKIGEPYDLKVYQQFAPEDDTKAHE, encoded by the coding sequence ATGAAATATAAGATAGACGTGGTACGCATCCGGGAGAATTCCATTACCCTTAACGGATGGGCTATAGGTAAATCCCCTGACAGCAGGGCCACCTTCCGGGTGGAGGATGAGAAGCGCCAGCCGGTAAAATTCAAGCATGTAAATACACGCAGGGATGATGTGAGCCAGATATATTTTAAGAAGGTCCTTGACCGGGAATTTGGATTTGACATCCAGTTTCCCTATGAGCGGGGGAAGGATTATTACCTGCTGATCCGCTGCGAGGGACGCCAGGCAAAAATCAAGTATAATGAGGAGCTGATTGCAAAGCGGGCCAGCGTGGCCCACAAGCGTATGGAGAAGCTTAAGGACCTGATGAACATGGAGACAGTCCATGTGGCCATGGACTTTTGGAAGGAACATGGCCTTAAGGCCCTTGTGGTCAAGTCAAAGCACAAGCTGCAGGGAATTGACAATGATTATGATTACAGCGAGTGGTATGAGCTGACCAAACCAACGGAAGAGGAGCTGGCGGAGCAGAGAAAGCATTTATTTGACTTTGAGCCCATGCTGTCCGTTGTGATTCCCGCCTATAAGACCCCGGAGCGCTATCTCAGGGAAATGCTGGACTCTATCATGGAACAGACCTATACAAACTGGGAGATATGCGTTGCGGACGGAAGCCCCAGGGGAGAGGGACTGGAGCGTGTGCTTAAGAAGTACGCGGACCGTGACCGGCGTGTGCGCTATGAGATTCTGGGCAGCAACCGCGGAATCTCAGGCAATACCAATGCAGCCCTGGATATGGCCAGGGGAGACTTTGTCATCCTGGCTGACCATGACGATACACTTCCTCCCAATGCTTTTTATGAGGTGGTGAAGGCAATCAATGAAAATCCGGACTGCCAGGTCATTTATTCCGATGAAGATAAACTGGACATGGATGGAAAGGCTCTGTTCGACCCTCATTTCAAACCTGATTTCAACCCGGATTTGCTGACCAGCGTCAATTATATATGCCATCTGTTCGTCATAAGGCAGGATTTGTTAAAGCAGGTGGGCGGATTCCGCCAGGAATTTGACGGCGCCCAGGATTATGATTTCATTTTCCGGTGTACGGAGGCCGCTAAGAGAGTATACCACATTCCCAAGGTCCTCTATCACTGGCGCTGCCATCAGAATTCCACGGCCAGCAACCCGGAGAGCAAGATGTATGCCTTTGAGGCCGGCTCCAGAGCCATCATGGCCCACTATGAGCGGATGGGAATTCCGGCGGTGAAGGTGGAGAAGGGTGTGGATTACGGCATTTACCATACCACGTTTGAGATACAGGGTGAACCTCTGGTGTCTGTCATCATCCCCAATAAGGACCACAGCCAGGACCTGGATGTGTGCGTGCGGTCCCTGATGGAGAAATCATCGTACCGGAACCTGGAATTCATTGTCGTGGAAAATAACAGTTCCCAGAAGGATACCTTTGCCTACTACGATAAGATGCAGGCGGAGTACAGCAATTTCCGGGTGGTCACCTGGAAGCAGGGCTTCAACTATTCTGCCATCAATAATTATGGAGCTTCCTTTGCAAAGGGTGAATACCTGCTGCTGCTCAACAATGATACGGAGCTGATTGACGGGGACAGTATAAAAGAAATGCTGGGATTCTGTCAGAGGGAGGATGTGGGCATTGCAGGCTCCAGGCTTCTCTATGGGGATGACACCATACAGCATGCCGGAGTGGTCATAGGCTTTGGCGGCATTGCCGGCCATACATTCATCGGCCTTCACAAGGCGGAGAACAGCTATTTCCACAGGGCCATGTGCGCCCAGGACTACAGCGCCGTCACGGCGGCCTGCCTCATGACAAAGAAATCCGTCTTTGACCAGGTGGGCGGTTTGAGCCCGGAGCTGGCAGTGGCCTTTAATGATATTGATTACTGCATGAAAGTACGCGCCCTGGGGAAACTGGTAGTGTATGCGCCTTATTCATGCTTTTACCATTACGAATCCAAGTCCAGAGGGCTGGAGGATACGCCTGAAAAGATAGCCCGTTTTAACCGGGAGGTGGCCATCTTCATACGGAAGTGGCCGGATATCATTCAAAATGGCGACCCCTGCTACAACCCCAACCTGACGCTGCGCAAATCAAATTTTGCGCTCAGGGACCTTCTGAAGGAAAAAATAGGTGAGCCTTATGACCTTAAGGTTTACCAACAGTTTGCGCCGGAGGACGATACGAAAGCACATGAGTGA
- a CDS encoding class I SAM-dependent methyltransferase, whose amino-acid sequence MKRCIACGAPLWETPLLTLDNMPASAQHLPDAQGVKEDRGLTLDLCQCMGCGLVQFDCEPVDYYRDVIRAGGFSKTMVELRRYQYKHLIDSYHLEGKKFIEVGCGQGEFLKVLSEFPVEVHGIEHDPHLVELARAQGLDVTEGFTETEDTRFAGGLYDVFLSFNFLEHQPDPGTMLQAIYRNLEDDAMGLITVPSFEYIMDHNSYYELIRDHLAYYTFETLTPLLERNGFLVEECEVINRDTLSVIVKKRPQMDTENLLECYVNLKREMESYMKYLDAWDKKVAVWGASHQGFTLAATTKLGERARYIIDSAPFKQGKFAPASHLPIVGPDHFHEHPVDAIIITAPGYTDEIAASIRQKFGTSVEIRAMRSNHLEMV is encoded by the coding sequence ATGAAACGATGCATCGCCTGCGGCGCCCCGCTATGGGAGACGCCGCTGCTTACGTTAGATAATATGCCTGCCTCGGCCCAGCACCTGCCGGATGCCCAGGGGGTAAAGGAGGACCGGGGACTGACCCTGGATTTATGCCAGTGCATGGGCTGCGGACTGGTCCAGTTTGACTGTGAGCCGGTGGACTACTACCGGGATGTGATTCGGGCCGGAGGTTTTTCCAAAACCATGGTGGAGCTGCGCAGATACCAGTATAAGCATCTCATTGACAGCTATCATCTGGAGGGAAAGAAGTTCATCGAAGTGGGATGCGGCCAGGGAGAATTCTTAAAGGTCCTGTCAGAATTTCCGGTGGAGGTCCACGGCATAGAGCATGATCCCCATCTGGTGGAGCTGGCAAGGGCCCAGGGACTGGATGTGACGGAAGGGTTTACGGAGACAGAGGATACGCGGTTTGCGGGTGGACTGTATGACGTATTCCTGTCCTTTAATTTCCTGGAACACCAGCCGGACCCCGGCACCATGCTCCAGGCCATATACCGCAACCTGGAGGACGATGCCATGGGACTCATTACAGTCCCAAGCTTTGAATATATCATGGACCACAACAGCTATTATGAGCTGATACGGGACCATCTGGCCTACTATACCTTTGAGACCCTTACCCCCCTTTTAGAGCGCAACGGTTTCCTGGTGGAGGAGTGCGAGGTCATTAACCGGGACACCCTTTCCGTTATTGTGAAAAAGCGTCCGCAGATGGATACGGAGAACCTGCTGGAGTGTTATGTTAATCTGAAGCGGGAGATGGAGTCCTATATGAAGTATCTGGATGCCTGGGATAAGAAGGTGGCTGTCTGGGGAGCCAGCCACCAGGGCTTTACCCTTGCAGCCACTACCAAGCTGGGGGAAAGGGCAAGGTATATCATAGATTCCGCTCCCTTTAAGCAGGGTAAATTTGCCCCCGCCTCCCATCTGCCCATCGTTGGTCCGGACCATTTTCATGAACATCCGGTGGATGCCATCATAATCACGGCGCCCGGTTATACGGATGAGATAGCGGCCAGCATACGCCAGAAGTTCGGCACATCCGTGGAAATCAGGGCCATGCGTTCCAACCATCTGGAGATGGTTTAG